A window of the Cololabis saira isolate AMF1-May2022 chromosome 19, fColSai1.1, whole genome shotgun sequence genome harbors these coding sequences:
- the LOC133419362 gene encoding LOW QUALITY PROTEIN: twinkle mtDNA helicase-like (The sequence of the model RefSeq protein was modified relative to this genomic sequence to represent the inferred CDS: deleted 2 bases in 2 codons), producing the protein MQGVNTLWGSFEINNVRLAKIMLTQFAMQRLEENLEQYDFWADKFEELPLYFMTFHGQQNIKTVLETMHHAVYLYDINHVVIDNLQFMMGQENLSVDKFAVQDHIIGVFRKFATNSSCHVTLIIHPRKEEDDRELQTASIFGSAKASQEADNVLILQEKKLVTCPGRRSLQVTKNRFDGDVGIFPLEFLKSSLTFSAPLKGKLKLRKVPSKSESEDEVQESAVAIRKGELKEEKVEKAPKTTKAPRTVKTPSSGKETLQKK; encoded by the exons ATGCAGGGCGTCAACACGCTGTGGGGCAGCTTTGAGATCAACAACGTGCGTCTGGCCAAGATCATGCTGACGCAGTTTGCCATGCAGAGGCTGGAGGAGAACCTGGAGCAGTACGACTTCTGGGCAGACAAGTTTGAGGAGCTGCCGCTCTACTTCATGACCTTCCACGGGCAGCAGAACATAAA GACGGTGCTGGAGACGATGCACCATGCTGTCTACCTGTACGATATCAACCACGTCGTCATTGACAACCTGCAGTTCATGATGGGGCAAGAAAACCTCTCTGTAGACAA GTTTGCGGTGCAGGACCACATCATCGGGGTGTTCAGGAAG TTTGCAACCAACAGCAGCTGCCACGTCACTCTGATCATCCACCCCAGGAAGGAGGAGGACGACCGGGAGCTGCAGACGGCCTCCATCTTTGGTTCTGCTAAG GCCAGCCAGGAGGCCGACAACGTGCTGATCCTGCAGGAGAAGAAGCTGGTGACGTGTCCGGGCCGCAGGTCCCTGCAG GTCACCAAGAACCGCTTCGATGGAGACGTGGGCATCTTCCCCCTGGAGTTCCTCAAGTCTTCGCTCACCTTCTCAGCCCCCCTCAAAGGTAAGCTCAAGCTGAGGAAGGTCCCGAGCAAGTCTGAGAGCGAGGACGAGGTCCAGGAGAGCGCTGTGGCGATAAGGAAAGGGGAGCTGAAGGAAGAGAAGGTAGAGAAAGCGCCGAAAACAACGAAGGCCCCACGAACTGTCAAGACTCCGTCAAGTGGGAAAGAAACCCTccagaagaaataa